A genomic window from Quercus lobata isolate SW786 chromosome 10, ValleyOak3.0 Primary Assembly, whole genome shotgun sequence includes:
- the LOC115964600 gene encoding phenylalanine--tRNA ligase beta subunit, cytoplasmic-like, which translates to MPTVSIGRDRLFEALGKTYTEEEFKELCSRFGIKLDDVTSEKEKHLDKGAKGNGEIIYKIIVPDHRSDLLCLEGIAQALRIFNGQQEIPTYKVANISTKSMIKMHVKQETCSVRPYVLCAVLRDVTFDTASYNSFIDLQDKLHENICRQRTLVAIGTHDLDTLHGPFTYEALPPSSINFVPLKQEKNFRADELMEFYKSDLKLEKFLHIIENSPVFPVLYDSTRTVLSLPPIINGAHSAIKLETKNVFIECTATDLSKAKIVLNVMAKMLSEYCERKFEIEPVEVIYCDGKSYIYPDLSVYNMGVSLSNITGAIGVPLVVDEERSRPNVPQDPPAVLVENVGVVGGAVVGGATRVHNPQDLEYLQDSVSGAVGGAT; encoded by the exons ATGCCTACTGTCAGCATTGGAAGAGATCGTCTCTTCGAGGCTCTAGGAAAAACTTACA CGGAAGAAGAGTTCAAAGAACTTTGTTCCAGGTTCGGGATTAAGCTCGATGACGTT acttctgaaaaggaaaaacatttGGATAAAGGAGCTAAAGGCAATGGAGAAATTATCTACAAAATTATAGTACCTGATCATAG ATCTGATTTGCTTTGCCTTGAAGGGATTGCTCAAGCGCTTAGAATCTTCAATGGGCAGCAGGAGATACCAACATATAAAGTGGCTAACATCAGTACAAAATCAATGATTAAGATGCATGTGAAGCAAGAG ACGTGTTCAGTTCGTCCCTATGTTCTTTGTGCTGTTTTAAGAGACGTAACATTTGACACTGCAAGTTATAACAGCTTTATTGATCTCCAAGACAAGCTTCATGAGAACATTTGTCG GCAAAGAACCCTAGTAGCGATTGGGACTCATGACCTGGATACATTACATGGCCCTTTCACATATGAG GCTTTGCCGCCTTCAAGTATAAATTTTGTTCCACTCAAGCAG GAGAAGAATTTCAGAGCTGATGAGCTGATGGAGTTTTACAAA TCAGATTTGAAACTGGAAAAGTTTTTGCACATAATTGAGAACTCACCAGTGTTCCCTGTGTTGTATGACAGTACAAG AACTGTTTTGTCTTTGCCCCCTATTATAAATGGTGCACATTCAGCAATCAAATTAGAGACAAAGAATGTATTCATTGAATGTACTGCCACTGATCTGTCAAAAGCCAAGATTGTTTTAAACGTAATG GCGAAAATGCTTTCAGAATACTGTGAaagaaagtttgaaattgagCCAGTTGAAGTGATATATTGTGATGGCAAGTCATATATTTATCCTGATTTATCTGTCTACAATATGGGCGTTTCTCTTTCCAATATTACTGGTGCAATTGGAGTGCCCTTGGTGGTTGATGAG GAAAGAAGCAGGCCAAATGTTCCACAAGATCCACCTGCAGTTCTAGTGGAGAATGTTGGAG TTGTTGGTGGAGCTGTTGTTGGTGGAGCTACACGAGTGCATAACCCACAGGATTTAGAATACTTGCAAGATT CTGTTAGTGGAGCTGTTGGTGGAGCTACATGA